From the genome of Scytonema hofmannii PCC 7110, one region includes:
- a CDS encoding tetratricopeptide repeat protein produces MIAEEELVFFANALVVTATAMPFNDLQIAVLRGALAGQTYEEIAVSLEYAEQHIKDMGAELWKLLSQILRLKVTKSNCRTSLERAYTVRQVQGISKVPSLVDINQQPKLAPTFVGREGAIADLSSLISQGAKVIVIQASGGVGKTTLALQYFKTMGFDLVLELWVAKETQYITSAEGVIEEWLRRDLNEEPGQEVGIMLGRLRQKLRNSSCKVGILIDNLETLLDFAGKLIEPHRSYVELLRVLSDPFVQCVTLITSRERLQESDVTVQHYLLKNLDLSAWQQFFESRQIQTDTPALTALHRAYGGNAKAMKILSSAILDDFSGNLEAYWQANQGDLFIERNLEDLVVNQFNRLQQLDVNAYNLLCRMGCYRYQDISAVAIEGLLCLSWDVPETIRRRTAKALQDKSLVSFENGKYWLHPVIQAEALNRLRQSEDWETTNRKAAEFWTESIKTIETINDAKKALEAYFHYMEIESFEQAGQVLIKERVNSWNISFNSSILKESSLCGSFCRLGLFLQIHSAITQVITKIKSDFIFCKLYNTLGEVNWRLGSLRTAIVYYQKSGEIANHHKYEYIVVDSYYNIGRCYVELGELQEAVKIFKDVIKISENTKWHTRAVCASFYLAFIYSYLGHNEIAANIADKVEREIPTNLLGVKSTGYRLLFLGLTFKNLKRYDLSLNMLQSASSYAIEVDFPQLLGKTINGLADLYREKHDFKAALDCSSEAIKILDKLGAKADLAEAYFQRGLTYQEIDDYVKGNEYLSRAVQLFEEMEAPEQVKKILQALKASRNYTLAILRVTLKLQMFWYRDSI; encoded by the coding sequence TGGTTTTTTTCGCAAACGCACTAGTTGTCACTGCGACAGCTATGCCTTTCAATGACCTCCAGATAGCTGTCTTGAGGGGAGCCTTAGCAGGTCAAACCTATGAAGAGATTGCTGTATCTTTGGAATACGCCGAGCAACATATTAAGGATATGGGCGCTGAGTTGTGGAAGCTCCTGTCTCAGATACTGAGACTAAAGGTTACTAAGAGTAATTGCCGGACATCTTTAGAAAGAGCATACACAGTAAGACAGGTTCAAGGAATTTCAAAAGTACCTTCGCTCGTAGACATAAATCAGCAGCCTAAGTTAGCTCCTACGTTTGTTGGACGCGAAGGAGCAATTGCCGACCTTAGCAGTTTAATAAGTCAAGGTGCAAAAGTTATTGTTATTCAAGCTAGCGGTGGAGTTGGCAAAACCACCTTAGCTCTCCAATACTTTAAAACTATGGGTTTTGATTTAGTTTTAGAGTTATGGGTTGCAAAGGAAACCCAGTATATTACTTCAGCCGAAGGAGTGATTGAGGAATGGCTGCGAAGAGACTTAAATGAGGAACCAGGACAGGAGGTTGGTATCATGCTAGGACGACTCCGGCAAAAGTTACGTAATTCTTCCTGTAAAGTTGGAATTTTAATTGATAATCTGGAAACTCTGCTAGATTTTGCTGGCAAGCTTATTGAGCCGCACCGTTCTTATGTAGAATTACTGCGAGTACTGTCCGATCCGTTCGTGCAATGTGTCACGTTAATTACAAGTAGAGAGCGTTTGCAGGAATCTGACGTTACAGTTCAACATTATCTATTAAAAAACCTAGATCTCTCAGCATGGCAGCAGTTTTTTGAGAGCCGCCAGATTCAAACAGATACACCTGCTTTAACTGCTCTACATAGAGCTTACGGTGGCAACGCTAAAGCAATGAAAATCCTTAGCAGCGCGATTCTGGATGATTTTTCAGGAAATTTAGAAGCGTACTGGCAGGCTAATCAAGGAGATTTGTTTATTGAACGAAATTTAGAAGATTTAGTCGTTAATCAATTTAATCGTCTGCAACAACTTGATGTGAATGCCTACAATTTGCTCTGCCGTATGGGATGTTATCGCTATCAAGATATTTCTGCTGTTGCAATTGAAGGATTGCTGTGTTTGTCGTGGGATGTTCCAGAAACGATTCGGAGACGAACAGCTAAAGCATTGCAAGATAAATCCCTTGTTAGTTTTGAAAATGGAAAATATTGGCTGCATCCAGTGATTCAGGCAGAAGCTCTCAATCGATTGAGACAGAGCGAGGACTGGGAAACAACCAATCGAAAAGCTGCCGAATTTTGGACAGAAAGCATAAAAACAATTGAAACAATAAATGATGCCAAGAAAGCACTTGAAGCTTACTTTCACTACATGGAAATTGAAAGTTTTGAACAGGCTGGTCAAGTTCTCATTAAAGAAAGAGTTAATAGTTGGAATATCAGTTTTAATTCAAGCATTTTAAAGGAATCTAGTTTATGTGGATCGTTTTGTAGACTTGGTCTATTTCTACAGATACATTCTGCAATAACTCAAGTCATTACCAAGATTAAGTCAGATTTTATTTTCTGTAAACTTTACAATACTTTAGGTGAAGTTAATTGGCGGTTAGGTAGTCTTAGAACGGCTATTGTTTACTATCAAAAATCAGGAGAGATAGCTAATCATCATAAATATGAGTATATCGTTGTAGACTCATATTATAATATAGGTCGCTGCTATGTAGAGCTAGGAGAACTTCAAGAAGCAGTAAAAATTTTTAAAGATGTTATTAAGATTTCTGAAAATACAAAATGGCATACACGAGCTGTTTGTGCTTCTTTCTACTTAGCATTTATCTATTCATACTTAGGTCATAACGAAATTGCTGCTAATATTGCTGATAAAGTTGAAAGAGAAATTCCCACTAATCTATTAGGTGTTAAAAGTACAGGCTATCGTCTGCTTTTTTTAGGATTAACATTCAAAAACTTGAAGAGATACGATCTGTCTTTAAATATGTTGCAATCAGCTTCATCATATGCTATTGAGGTTGATTTTCCTCAACTTTTAGGCAAGACTATTAATGGTTTGGCAGATCTGTACCGAGAAAAGCATGACTTTAAAGCGGCACTTGATTGTTCTTCAGAGGCGATTAAAATACTAGATAAATTAGGAGCTAAAGCCGACCTTGCTGAAGCTTATTTTCAACGAGGATTAACTTACCAAGAAATTGATGATTATGTGAAGGGTAACGAATACCTTTCAAGGGCAGTTCAACTTTTTGAGGAAATGGAAGCGCCTGAGCAAGTGAAAAAGATACTTCAAGCACTGAAAGCTTCAAGAAACTATACACTAGCAATTCTCCGCGTTACTCTGAAATTACAGATGTTTTGGTATCGTGACTCCATCTGA
- a CDS encoding bifunctional serine/threonine-protein kinase/formylglycine-generating enzyme family protein translates to MLICQNPECSNPFNSDGNKFCTSCGQSHFSNLLRHRYYVKRLLGEGGFGRTYAAADVDRLEAPCVIKQFFPPVQGTARIKSAELFKEEAKRLYELGEDHSQIPRLLAYFGQSTSLYLVQEFIEGQTLVQEVRQHSFEESHIRELLLDLLPVLQFIHERNVIHRDIKPDNIIRRKSDGKLVLIDFGGAKQVTQTTLKPGTVIYTPGYAPVEQIQGYVCEASDLYALGATCVRLLTQCLPSADASGNFFDNLYDAYNAQWLWRERLQEKGVSISNELEQILDKLLQHFAKDRYQSAEEVLQHLNGQQKIELKSFEFSVVNLDARGQEISRDRHKANFFVQDLGNEATLEMVEIPGGSFMMGSPEHEGFYDEYPQHFVTVEPFFMSKFPITQAQWQAVVGLPSVNKKLNPDPSGFKGANRPVENILWYDAQEFCARLLQTTKRNYRLPSEAEWEYACRGKTSTPFHFGETITTDLANYNGDYTYAGIHIFEKSTTGKYREQTTPVGSFNIANAFGLYDMHGLVWEWCADPWHDNYVGAPNDGSVWELGGDSDRWVLRGGSWYDHPAKCRSANRSKNVPGGYDNCGFRVVLSS, encoded by the coding sequence ATGCTAATCTGCCAAAATCCTGAATGCTCGAATCCTTTTAACTCTGATGGCAACAAATTTTGCACTAGCTGCGGACAAAGTCATTTTAGCAACCTCCTGAGACATCGATACTATGTGAAAAGATTACTGGGAGAAGGGGGTTTTGGCAGAACATATGCAGCCGCAGATGTCGATCGACTGGAAGCACCCTGTGTTATTAAGCAATTTTTTCCACCAGTCCAAGGAACAGCACGTATTAAATCCGCAGAATTGTTTAAGGAAGAAGCTAAGCGGCTTTATGAACTTGGAGAAGATCACTCTCAAATTCCGAGATTGCTTGCTTACTTTGGACAAAGTACAAGTTTGTATCTCGTACAGGAATTTATTGAGGGACAAACTCTTGTACAAGAAGTTCGACAACATTCTTTTGAAGAAAGTCATATTCGAGAGCTTTTATTGGATTTATTACCAGTTCTCCAATTTATCCACGAACGTAATGTTATCCATAGGGATATTAAACCGGATAATATTATTCGCCGCAAAAGTGATGGCAAACTCGTATTGATTGATTTTGGCGGTGCTAAGCAAGTGACTCAAACAACTTTAAAACCTGGTACGGTTATTTATACTCCCGGTTATGCACCTGTAGAACAAATACAAGGATATGTTTGTGAAGCTAGCGATTTATACGCTTTGGGTGCAACTTGCGTGCGTCTGTTAACTCAATGTTTGCCCTCAGCAGATGCATCGGGAAATTTCTTTGACAATCTCTATGATGCTTATAATGCTCAATGGTTGTGGCGGGAACGTTTACAGGAAAAAGGTGTTAGTATCAGCAACGAGTTAGAGCAAATTTTGGATAAGTTACTGCAACATTTTGCTAAAGATAGGTATCAATCAGCAGAAGAAGTTTTACAACATTTGAATGGTCAGCAGAAAATTGAATTAAAATCGTTTGAATTTTCTGTAGTTAATCTAGATGCACGAGGTCAAGAAATTAGTCGCGATCGCCATAAAGCTAACTTTTTTGTTCAAGACTTGGGTAACGAAGCAACTTTAGAAATGGTGGAAATTCCTGGTGGTAGTTTTATGATGGGATCGCCCGAACATGAAGGTTTTTATGATGAATATCCGCAGCATTTTGTTACGGTAGAACCTTTTTTCATGAGTAAATTTCCCATAACTCAAGCACAATGGCAAGCTGTTGTAGGTTTACCTTCTGTCAATAAAAAATTGAATCCAGATCCATCAGGTTTTAAAGGTGCAAATAGACCTGTGGAAAATATTTTATGGTATGATGCACAAGAATTTTGTGCGAGACTATTGCAAACAACTAAACGCAATTACCGTTTACCTAGTGAGGCAGAATGGGAATATGCTTGTCGTGGCAAAACTTCAACACCTTTCCATTTTGGCGAAACAATAACGACTGATTTAGCTAATTATAATGGAGATTATACTTACGCAGGAATTCATATCTTTGAAAAGTCAACAACTGGTAAATATCGCGAGCAAACAACACCAGTAGGTAGCTTTAATATTGCTAATGCATTTGGATTGTATGATATGCATGGCTTAGTTTGGGAATGGTGCGCCGATCCTTGGCACGATAATTATGTTGGTGCGCCAAATGATGGCAGTGTGTGGGAATTGGGTGGAGATAGCGATCGCTGGGTGCTTCGAGGTGGTTCTTGGTACGATCATCCTGCAAAATGTCGCAGTGCAAATCGTAGTAAAAATGTGCCAGGAGGATATGACAATTGTGGGTTTCGCGTAGTTTTGTCTTCCTAA
- a CDS encoding glycoside hydrolase family 10 protein, with protein sequence MKLTSRFMTQGWRRILKSLFPLLVALSFTTVLLVDSFTPTLAQLPRHEIRGVWMTNNDFNVMRDRSKVQDAVTQLRKLNFNTIYPVVWNSGYVMYPSAVAKREGIQPFVLKGTDGRDILKDLIAQAHSQGLLVIPWFEFGFMAPETSELALNHPNWLTQKRDGSQSSVGAAGEVAWLNPFHPQVQQFIRDLVLEIVTQYDVDGIQFDDHMSLPSEFGYDKYTVSLYNQETKNNPPSNPQEPSWLRWRADKITSFMVQLNLAVKERKPNAIFSVSPNYYDFAYKFHLQDWLTWVRMNIVDELIVQVYRPNLDSFIQKISRPEMQEVQQLIPTGVGIMAGVGDNPVPIQQIKAQVRAVQERGLGVAFFYLESLWNYSPEPTAQRLAGLQSLFPYPALRARAEVRSVSTTEINGFPEPVTSNQ encoded by the coding sequence ATGAAATTGACATCACGTTTCATGACTCAAGGTTGGCGGCGAATACTCAAATCTCTGTTTCCCCTCCTTGTTGCACTTTCGTTTACTACGGTACTGTTAGTAGACAGCTTCACTCCCACATTGGCACAACTTCCACGTCACGAAATTCGTGGAGTTTGGATGACAAACAATGATTTCAATGTCATGAGAGATCGTTCTAAAGTACAGGATGCAGTGACTCAACTGCGGAAGTTGAACTTTAACACAATCTATCCTGTTGTATGGAATTCGGGGTATGTGATGTATCCTAGCGCTGTGGCAAAACGTGAGGGTATTCAACCTTTTGTCTTGAAAGGGACTGATGGACGTGATATACTAAAGGACTTGATTGCTCAAGCTCACAGTCAAGGTTTGCTTGTGATTCCCTGGTTTGAGTTTGGTTTCATGGCTCCAGAAACATCAGAACTAGCCTTGAATCATCCAAATTGGCTAACTCAAAAGCGTGATGGCAGTCAATCTTCAGTCGGTGCAGCTGGCGAGGTTGCATGGCTCAATCCCTTTCATCCACAAGTACAGCAATTTATCCGCGATCTTGTACTGGAAATCGTGACCCAATATGATGTCGATGGCATTCAGTTTGACGATCACATGAGTTTGCCTTCGGAATTTGGCTACGATAAATACACAGTTTCACTGTACAATCAAGAAACTAAAAACAATCCCCCTAGTAATCCTCAAGAGCCATCTTGGTTGCGCTGGCGTGCGGATAAAATCACGTCATTTATGGTACAGCTCAATCTAGCTGTAAAAGAGAGAAAACCAAACGCAATTTTTTCTGTTTCCCCCAATTACTACGACTTTGCATACAAGTTTCACCTGCAAGACTGGCTAACTTGGGTACGGATGAATATTGTAGATGAACTGATTGTGCAAGTTTATCGCCCCAATCTGGACAGTTTTATCCAAAAGATTTCCCGCCCGGAAATGCAAGAAGTACAACAATTGATTCCCACTGGAGTCGGTATTATGGCAGGGGTGGGGGATAATCCAGTTCCCATTCAACAAATTAAGGCTCAAGTGCGGGCTGTTCAAGAACGCGGTTTGGGTGTCGCCTTCTTTTACTTGGAAAGCCTGTGGAACTATTCTCCTGAACCTACTGCACAAAGGCTGGCTGGGCTTCAAAGCTTGTTTCCTTATCCTGCACTTCGTGCTAGGGCTGAAGTCCGTTCTGTTAGTACAACCGAGATTAATGGTTTCCCGGAACCAGTGACCAGTAATCAGTGA
- a CDS encoding aldo/keto reductase, with product MSHKLSLPTMGCGTWAWGNRLLWGYNESMDSQLQAVFDLCVSHSVTLFDTGDSYGTGRLNGRSEKLLGRFSKEYVGSNKNGICIATKLAAYPWRLTRQSMVSACKSSAQRLGRNVDLVQMHWSTANYAPWQEGALLDGLADLYEQGLVNGVGLSNYGPKRLQWVYERFAERGVPISTLQVQYSLLSTYPVTQLELKEICDELGIELIAYSPLALGLLTGKYSEKGRFPNGIRGLLFRQLLPGIRPLLACLREIAEAKNKTISQVAINWCISKGTIPIPGAKSVEQARENIGALGWQLDAGEVAELDNAAVGSSKKMVQNIFQTK from the coding sequence ATGAGTCATAAACTCTCCCTTCCAACAATGGGCTGTGGAACTTGGGCATGGGGTAACCGATTGCTCTGGGGATACAATGAAAGTATGGATAGCCAATTGCAAGCCGTCTTCGATCTTTGCGTGAGTCATAGTGTAACCTTATTTGATACAGGAGACTCTTACGGAACAGGGAGATTAAACGGGCGAAGCGAAAAACTCTTGGGAAGGTTTTCCAAAGAATATGTGGGTTCAAACAAAAACGGTATTTGCATTGCTACAAAACTGGCTGCTTATCCGTGGAGATTGACACGACAGTCAATGGTATCTGCTTGTAAGTCCTCAGCCCAACGTTTGGGAAGAAATGTAGATTTGGTACAAATGCATTGGTCTACGGCAAATTATGCTCCTTGGCAAGAAGGCGCACTTTTAGATGGTCTTGCCGATCTTTACGAACAAGGGCTTGTTAATGGAGTGGGTTTATCTAATTATGGACCCAAACGGCTCCAATGGGTGTATGAAAGGTTTGCAGAGCGAGGAGTGCCAATCTCAACTCTACAAGTTCAGTATTCGCTGTTGTCTACCTATCCGGTAACTCAACTGGAGTTGAAAGAGATATGTGACGAGCTTGGGATCGAATTGATTGCATACAGTCCTCTTGCTTTGGGCTTGTTGACAGGAAAGTATTCTGAAAAAGGACGTTTTCCCAACGGTATTCGTGGTTTGTTATTTAGGCAACTATTACCAGGAATTCGTCCACTGCTGGCGTGTTTGCGAGAGATAGCGGAAGCAAAAAACAAGACGATATCGCAAGTGGCAATCAACTGGTGTATAAGTAAAGGAACTATCCCGATTCCTGGAGCGAAATCTGTGGAGCAAGCAAGGGAGAATATTGGTGCTTTGGGTTGGCAGTTAGATGCTGGCGAGGTGGCTGAGTTGGATAATGCGGCGGTTGGTTCCAGTAAAAAAATGGTGCAGAATATTTTTCAGACTAAGTAA
- a CDS encoding RNA recognition motif domain-containing protein, which translates to MSIYVGNLSYEVGDNDLKQVFAEYGTVKSVQVPTDRETGRPRGFAFVEMSSDAEETAAIEGLDGAEWMGRSLKVNKAKPKEDRGSSFGGGGRRGNNDGGYSRRY; encoded by the coding sequence ATGTCTATTTATGTTGGTAATTTATCCTATGAGGTTGGAGACAACGACCTCAAGCAGGTTTTTGCAGAATATGGAACGGTCAAGAGCGTTCAAGTGCCTACAGACCGGGAAACAGGTCGTCCACGGGGTTTCGCCTTTGTAGAAATGTCATCAGATGCAGAAGAAACAGCTGCAATTGAAGGTCTTGACGGTGCTGAATGGATGGGTCGTAGTTTAAAGGTAAATAAAGCTAAGCCAAAAGAAGATAGAGGTTCTTCATTTGGCGGTGGTGGTAGAAGAGGCAACAACGATGGGGGATACTCCAGACGTTACTAA
- the rpsU gene encoding 30S ribosomal protein S21, with amino-acid sequence MTQIIPGENEGIESALRRFKREVSKAGIFSDIKKHRHFETPSQKHKRKAVARHKQQRYSRRSR; translated from the coding sequence ATGACCCAAATCATTCCAGGTGAAAATGAAGGAATTGAGTCAGCCTTACGTCGATTTAAGCGAGAAGTGTCCAAGGCAGGGATTTTTTCAGATATCAAGAAACATCGTCATTTTGAAACACCATCTCAGAAACACAAGCGTAAAGCAGTTGCAAGACATAAGCAGCAGCGATACTCAAGGCGTTCCCGTTGA
- a CDS encoding phytoene desaturase family protein — translation MKTDYLIVGSGLSALVFGSLMAKSGKKVQILEAHEYPGGFGHTFTMAKKYKFNAQLHYVWDCGEGHTVNRVLKKLNLDKEVTFDRYDPNGFDRMRMPDYSLDIPSESQELIRRLSDLFPQDADRIRKFVLEVQKTSEGLKKLSPPVIPSKLFKHFGEVSCAIMYLNSTLQDVFDKFKLPKEAQTLLALQWPDFLLPPDRLSFYAWVILFTGYQQGAFYPTQHFEHVINSLVKVIEENGGKILFNQEVTHFRIANKTITEVQAIDQITHQSREFTGETIICNMDPQKAARMIGVENFSRTVRKKLNYEYSPSNYMVYCVVKDIDLRDYGFGKWNTFHTGHRDLNEAFYQMYEKHDFSNPSFAITTPTLMAEAERDCPEGCQIIEFLTVANYDYFKQLQETNKKAYRHKKEEILNSILDVVEKNYIPNFRKHLVFKITGSPTTNERFCWCPKGNSYGSNLTPRNMGIGRLNYKTSLKNFYFCNASSGYPGFAPTFWTGAILYQTLSRDSIL, via the coding sequence ATGAAAACGGATTACCTGATTGTAGGCAGTGGCTTGTCGGCATTGGTATTTGGGTCTTTAATGGCAAAATCCGGTAAGAAAGTTCAAATATTGGAAGCCCATGAATATCCAGGAGGTTTTGGCCACACGTTTACGATGGCAAAAAAATATAAGTTTAATGCCCAACTACATTATGTTTGGGATTGCGGTGAAGGGCATACTGTGAATCGGGTTTTGAAAAAACTGAACTTGGACAAAGAAGTGACGTTCGATCGCTACGATCCTAACGGTTTCGATCGCATGAGAATGCCCGACTATTCACTAGACATTCCCTCCGAATCTCAGGAGCTAATCCGACGGCTGTCCGATCTCTTTCCTCAAGATGCCGATCGGATTCGTAAATTTGTCCTTGAGGTGCAAAAAACCAGCGAAGGATTAAAGAAATTATCACCCCCAGTCATTCCTTCTAAATTATTCAAACATTTTGGTGAAGTGTCCTGTGCCATAATGTATCTGAACAGCACCCTTCAGGATGTTTTCGACAAGTTCAAACTGCCTAAAGAAGCGCAAACACTTTTAGCACTGCAATGGCCTGATTTTTTGCTACCCCCAGATCGACTCTCGTTTTACGCTTGGGTCATTTTGTTCACTGGATATCAACAAGGTGCTTTTTATCCCACACAGCATTTTGAGCATGTCATCAATTCATTAGTCAAGGTTATTGAGGAGAATGGAGGCAAAATTCTTTTCAATCAGGAAGTCACTCATTTTAGAATCGCAAACAAAACCATAACTGAAGTCCAGGCAATCGATCAAATCACGCATCAAAGCCGTGAATTTACTGGCGAAACAATTATCTGCAATATGGACCCTCAAAAAGCTGCCCGCATGATAGGAGTAGAAAACTTCTCCAGGACAGTACGCAAGAAGCTCAATTATGAGTATTCCCCCTCCAATTATATGGTCTACTGCGTTGTCAAGGATATCGATCTCCGAGACTATGGGTTTGGGAAATGGAATACCTTCCATACGGGTCATCGAGATTTGAATGAAGCATTTTATCAAATGTATGAAAAGCATGACTTTTCCAATCCCAGTTTTGCCATCACGACACCCACTTTAATGGCAGAAGCTGAGCGCGACTGTCCAGAAGGATGTCAAATTATCGAGTTCTTGACTGTTGCTAATTATGATTACTTTAAACAACTGCAAGAAACCAATAAAAAGGCTTATAGACATAAAAAAGAAGAAATCTTGAATTCCATTTTAGATGTTGTCGAAAAAAACTATATTCCAAATTTTAGAAAACATCTTGTCTTTAAAATCACAGGCAGTCCAACAACCAATGAGCGGTTTTGTTGGTGTCCAAAAGGAAATTCCTATGGTTCCAATCTCACGCCTCGCAATATGGGAATTGGTAGGCTAAATTACAAGACATCTTTAAAAAATTTCTACTTTTGTAATGCCTCATCCGGTTATCCAGGATTTGCCCCTACATTTTGGACTGGGGCAATCCTATATCAAACATTGTCGAGAGATTCAATTTTATAA
- a CDS encoding FAD-dependent oxidoreductase — protein MKIAIIGGGASGMVTAYLLDKKGHHVTVFEKQPILGGHIRTLNKNVKPNQSDCNQFLEGGVIEFPCVFHHFLNLMKELEVELEPVNVGSAMLLKDGRYFLSALMIQKNFTGLRRVIEYLRLRTFYASSFGLWVKMRFIQMQDLYNQPMSQYLKRQCIQNWWLKLLTMYSYSMPFNLIDNFPTELAIPSLRDYVFVNWVRIKGGVYSYIEKILERFKGEILVNAEIKEIFRQPDSVKIGLSGGVKYLFDKVVFATPPDQVMQLLSDPTNEEIRRFSGWQKNQAKTVIHTDTSMYARQGIKQSSEFDFFQTDNGWGYNAYLNQLCGISSSLQYSLAFNLDDLIAKDKILHIQEHHTPLYTVKSFRYRNEVIITNGENNTYHAGAYLADGLHEGAITSAIQVAQLIG, from the coding sequence ATGAAAATAGCGATTATTGGTGGCGGTGCAAGCGGTATGGTAACAGCATACCTGCTTGATAAAAAGGGTCACCACGTCACAGTTTTTGAAAAACAACCCATTTTGGGTGGGCATATTCGGACATTAAATAAAAACGTTAAACCCAATCAATCCGACTGCAATCAGTTTTTAGAAGGCGGTGTAATCGAATTTCCTTGTGTGTTTCACCACTTCCTGAATTTGATGAAAGAATTGGAAGTTGAGTTAGAACCTGTCAATGTTGGCTCAGCAATGCTGTTAAAAGATGGCCGTTATTTTCTTTCGGCTTTGATGATCCAAAAGAACTTCACAGGGCTTCGACGTGTCATTGAATATCTTAGGCTTAGGACTTTCTATGCCTCTTCTTTTGGATTATGGGTAAAGATGCGTTTTATCCAAATGCAGGATCTGTATAATCAGCCAATGTCTCAATATTTGAAACGCCAGTGCATCCAGAACTGGTGGCTGAAATTGCTGACCATGTATAGCTACTCAATGCCATTTAATCTAATCGACAATTTCCCGACAGAACTGGCGATTCCCTCCCTAAGAGATTATGTCTTTGTAAACTGGGTGAGGATTAAGGGAGGAGTGTATTCCTATATTGAAAAAATTCTGGAACGCTTCAAGGGTGAAATCTTGGTCAATGCCGAGATTAAAGAAATTTTCAGACAACCTGACTCCGTTAAAATTGGGCTATCGGGTGGTGTCAAGTATCTGTTCGACAAAGTTGTTTTTGCGACGCCTCCCGACCAGGTAATGCAGTTATTATCCGATCCAACAAATGAAGAAATTAGACGGTTTTCCGGATGGCAGAAAAACCAGGCAAAAACGGTTATACATACAGATACTTCAATGTATGCCAGACAAGGCATCAAACAATCTTCGGAATTTGATTTTTTCCAAACGGACAACGGATGGGGATATAACGCTTATCTCAACCAGCTTTGTGGAATATCATCGTCTCTTCAATACAGTCTGGCTTTTAATCTGGATGATTTGATTGCTAAAGACAAAATCCTTCATATTCAAGAACACCACACTCCCCTCTATACTGTCAAGTCCTTCAGATACAGAAATGAAGTTATCATCACCAATGGTGAGAACAATACTTACCATGCAGGAGCCTATCTTGCAGATGGATTGCATGAAGGAGCCATCACTTCCGCAATCCAGGTTGCTCAACTAATTGGTTAA
- a CDS encoding zinc-dependent peptidase, giving the protein MVQTIIVLLLLGLILTGILISPFLTKQRRNSIKRRPFPPLWNAMIENNLPMYLRLSPPERRRLQGHIQVFLAEKQFIGCGGLQVTQEMKIVIAAIACLLLLNDRGEYFSKLRSILIYPSTYLVNETNAISDYVVEERRVARLGESWSRDQVVVSWEQVKQDTSNWKDGHNVVLHEFAHQLDQEDGKAEGVPILQQKSDYAIWAKVMAAEYQQLCQDVQQGVKTVIDSYGATNPAEFFAVATETFFEKPQQLLNQHPALYELLKRYYHLNPMQWI; this is encoded by the coding sequence ATGGTTCAAACAATTATTGTTCTTCTTTTGCTTGGTCTAATTCTCACGGGAATTTTAATTAGCCCCTTCCTAACCAAACAACGCAGAAACAGTATCAAACGTCGTCCTTTTCCTCCACTTTGGAACGCTATGATTGAGAATAATCTTCCCATGTACCTCCGCCTTTCTCCTCCCGAACGAAGACGGTTACAGGGACACATTCAAGTGTTCTTAGCAGAAAAACAATTTATTGGTTGTGGAGGGTTACAGGTAACGCAAGAAATGAAGATAGTTATTGCTGCGATCGCTTGCTTGCTTTTGTTGAACGATAGAGGAGAATACTTTTCCAAACTTCGTTCAATTCTAATTTATCCAAGTACTTATTTGGTGAATGAAACCAATGCAATTAGCGATTATGTTGTTGAAGAAAGGCGTGTGGCAAGATTGGGAGAATCGTGGAGTAGAGATCAAGTGGTAGTGTCTTGGGAACAGGTGAAGCAAGATACTAGCAACTGGAAAGATGGACATAACGTTGTTTTGCATGAATTTGCCCACCAGTTAGATCAAGAGGATGGTAAAGCAGAAGGCGTTCCTATTTTGCAACAAAAGTCAGATTATGCCATCTGGGCTAAAGTGATGGCAGCAGAATATCAACAACTTTGTCAAGATGTTCAGCAAGGGGTAAAGACTGTAATAGATAGCTATGGTGCAACGAATCCTGCAGAATTTTTTGCCGTAGCAACTGAAACCTTTTTTGAAAAACCTCAGCAATTATTGAATCAGCACCCAGCACTCTATGAGCTATTGAAACGCTACTATCACCTCAATCCCATGCAATGGATTTAG